In a genomic window of Sporosarcina trichiuri:
- the radA gene encoding DNA repair protein RadA, producing MAKKKTKFMCSACGYESPKWMGRCPGCGEWNTMEEETEIVQKGPRGAFQHTGAVKQKAMPINAVAVEDEPRIQTDMGELNRVLGGGIVPGSLVLIGGDPGIGKSTLLLQVSALLSNRQQRVLYISGEESIRQTKLRAERLGVLSDELYIYAETDLAMIHETIESVKPKFVIVDSIQTIHHPEVSSAPGSVSQVRECTAELMKIAKTQGIAIFIVGHVTKEGQIAGPRLLEHMVDTVLYFEGERHHTYRILRSVKNRFGSTNEIAIFEMVQAGLKEVLNPSELFIQERSQGGAGSTIVASMEGTRPILVEIQALVTPSSFNYPKRMATGLDQNRVSLLMAVLEKRMGMLLQAQDAYIKVAGGVKLDEPAIDLAVLMSIVSSYRDTAPSGTDCYIGEVGLTGEVRRVSRIEQRVGEAAKLGFERAIIPASNVGGWEYPEGIQVVGVETVREALELCLPE from the coding sequence TCCTCGCGGCGCATTCCAGCATACGGGTGCAGTCAAACAGAAAGCGATGCCCATCAATGCTGTTGCCGTGGAAGACGAACCGCGCATCCAGACGGACATGGGGGAGCTCAACCGTGTTCTCGGCGGCGGAATCGTGCCTGGCTCGCTTGTATTGATCGGCGGAGACCCCGGTATCGGGAAGTCGACTTTGCTGCTCCAGGTGTCCGCCCTGCTGTCAAACCGACAGCAGCGTGTCCTGTACATTTCAGGGGAAGAATCGATCCGACAGACGAAACTCCGGGCGGAGCGGCTCGGTGTCCTGTCGGATGAACTATATATCTACGCGGAGACGGATCTTGCGATGATCCACGAGACGATCGAAAGCGTGAAACCGAAGTTCGTCATCGTCGATTCCATCCAGACGATCCACCATCCTGAAGTGTCTTCCGCTCCGGGCAGTGTGTCGCAGGTGAGGGAGTGTACCGCGGAGCTGATGAAAATCGCGAAGACCCAGGGGATTGCGATCTTCATCGTCGGACATGTCACAAAAGAAGGGCAGATTGCCGGTCCCCGGCTGCTGGAGCACATGGTGGATACGGTCCTGTATTTTGAAGGGGAACGGCACCATACGTACCGGATTCTGCGAAGTGTGAAAAACCGGTTCGGCTCGACGAACGAAATCGCCATTTTCGAAATGGTGCAGGCCGGGCTGAAAGAAGTGCTGAACCCTTCCGAACTGTTCATCCAGGAACGGTCGCAGGGCGGAGCGGGTTCGACGATTGTCGCCTCGATGGAAGGGACACGTCCGATCCTCGTCGAAATCCAGGCACTCGTCACACCGTCCAGTTTCAATTATCCGAAACGGATGGCGACGGGGCTGGATCAGAACCGCGTCTCGCTCCTGATGGCGGTCCTGGAAAAGCGGATGGGCATGCTATTACAGGCGCAGGATGCGTATATTAAAGTGGCGGGCGGCGTCAAGCTGGATGAGCCCGCAATCGATCTCGCCGTCCTGATGAGCATCGTGTCAAGCTACCGGGACACGGCACCGAGCGGGACAGACTGCTATATAGGTGAAGTGGGACTGACCGGTGAAGTCCGCAGGGTCTCCCGGATTGAACAGCGGGTCGGCGAAGCTGCGAAACTCGGATTTGAACGTGCAATCATACCGGCTTCCAATGTCGGCGGCTGGGAATACCCGGAAGGCATCCAGGTCGTCGGTGTCGAAACTGTACGGGAAGCGCTGGAACTCTGCCTGCCCGAGTAA
- a CDS encoding PIN/TRAM domain-containing protein, with protein sequence MMKRVVQVMFLLVGGTLGVLFLPYLFQLSHFTASPLIDNPYVAAILGALFLFVFSTFLTDPIVNFIKWLEDLLLKAPILDLFFGSIGLIVGLVVAFLLGSALNNIRIPAVTALLPMLLSVLFGYLGFQVGFKKRDEFLNALFSIRNVGRKKDGETQENTDSQPVHKILDTSVIIDGRIADIVDTGFLEGVLVVSQFVLTELQHIADSADTLKRTKGRRGLDVLRRLQEGDGKKILITDEDFPNVAEVDLKLVHLAKRMKGLVVTNDFNLNKVADLHGVEVLNINDLANAVKPVVIPGEDMHVMVIKDGKEHNQGVAYLDDGTMIVIEEGRSFIGTSIDVVVTSVLQTSAGRMIFAKPKHSKQSKS encoded by the coding sequence ATGATGAAACGAGTTGTGCAAGTTATGTTTCTGTTAGTCGGCGGGACGCTCGGTGTCTTATTTCTTCCGTATTTATTCCAATTATCTCATTTTACAGCCTCTCCACTGATCGATAATCCGTATGTTGCTGCAATATTAGGAGCGCTGTTCCTGTTTGTGTTCAGCACCTTCCTCACTGATCCGATTGTCAATTTCATAAAGTGGCTCGAAGATCTGCTCTTGAAAGCGCCGATCCTCGATTTGTTTTTCGGTTCGATCGGCCTGATTGTCGGCCTGGTGGTTGCATTCCTGCTCGGATCGGCGCTGAATAACATCCGGATTCCCGCTGTGACAGCGCTGCTGCCGATGCTGCTTTCGGTGCTGTTCGGGTACCTTGGTTTCCAAGTGGGCTTCAAAAAGCGGGATGAATTCCTCAATGCCCTCTTTTCGATCCGCAATGTCGGAAGGAAAAAGGACGGGGAAACTCAGGAGAACACCGATTCCCAGCCGGTCCATAAAATTCTCGACACGAGTGTCATCATTGACGGTCGAATTGCGGATATCGTGGATACCGGATTTTTGGAAGGAGTGCTCGTCGTGTCCCAGTTCGTTCTGACAGAACTGCAGCATATCGCGGATTCCGCGGATACGCTGAAACGGACGAAAGGGCGGCGCGGGCTGGATGTGCTGCGCCGTCTTCAGGAAGGCGACGGCAAAAAGATCCTTATCACCGACGAGGACTTCCCGAATGTGGCGGAAGTGGATCTGAAGCTTGTCCATCTTGCGAAACGCATGAAAGGTCTCGTCGTGACAAATGACTTCAACTTGAACAAAGTGGCGGATCTGCACGGTGTCGAAGTGCTTAACATCAACGACCTGGCGAATGCCGTCAAGCCGGTTGTCATCCCGGGTGAGGATATGCACGTCATGGTCATCAAAGATGGAAAAGAGCATAACCAGGGGGTTGCATACCTGGATGACGGGACGATGATTGTCATCGAAGAGGGCCGCAGCTTCATCGGCACATCGATCGACGTCGTTGTCACGAGTGTTCTGCAGACGTCTGCCGGCCGGATGATCTTCGCAAAACCGAAACATAGCAAACAATCGAAATCCTGA
- the ispD gene encoding 2-C-methyl-D-erythritol 4-phosphate cytidylyltransferase, with translation MEYTVMMPAAGSGTRMGAGQNKLFLELAGKTILGRTLEVFQADPWCKGIILAVKESERPQIDAILAESGITKVKAMPAGGAERQNSVAACLEAHSGGGIVLVHDAARPFIRQNVIHELAERAAAGGAAVAGVRAKDTMKYVTDGQVEETADRERLWAIQTPQAFRYDLLLEASRKAAGEGFLGTDESMLAEYAGYPVHVVESTYDNIKMTTPEDLEYGGYLLKKRHGETME, from the coding sequence ATGGAGTATACAGTGATGATGCCGGCAGCCGGCAGCGGCACTCGGATGGGTGCCGGACAGAACAAACTTTTCCTCGAACTCGCAGGAAAAACGATATTGGGTCGGACTTTGGAAGTTTTCCAGGCGGACCCATGGTGTAAGGGAATCATCCTTGCGGTAAAAGAATCGGAGCGGCCGCAGATCGACGCCATCCTGGCGGAATCCGGCATTACGAAAGTGAAGGCGATGCCGGCGGGAGGTGCAGAACGGCAGAATAGTGTAGCGGCTTGCCTGGAAGCGCACAGCGGCGGCGGTATCGTGCTCGTCCACGATGCGGCCCGGCCGTTCATCAGGCAGAACGTCATCCATGAGCTGGCGGAGCGCGCAGCAGCCGGCGGAGCCGCGGTCGCCGGTGTGAGAGCGAAGGATACGATGAAATACGTAACAGACGGGCAGGTCGAAGAGACAGCGGACCGGGAACGGCTGTGGGCCATCCAGACCCCTCAGGCGTTCCGGTATGATCTTCTGCTCGAAGCCTCCCGCAAAGCGGCCGGAGAAGGGTTCCTCGGCACAGACGAATCCATGCTCGCGGAGTATGCGGGCTATCCGGTGCATGTTGTGGAAAGCACCTATGATAATATTAAGATGACAACACCGGAAGACTTGGAATACGGTGGGTATTTACTGAAAAAACGGCACGGGGAGACGATGGAATGA
- the ispF gene encoding 2-C-methyl-D-erythritol 2,4-cyclodiphosphate synthase, translating to MIRIGQGFDVHEFAEGRPLIIGGVTIPHTKGLIGHSDADVLLHTITDAALGAIGKGDIGHHFPDTDAAFKDADSAVLLEEVWKIVEAEGYALGNVDCTIMAQQPKMAPHIGTIQKRIAGLLHADPSQVNVKATTTERLGFVGREEGIAALAAILLVKA from the coding sequence ATGATACGGATCGGACAAGGTTTTGATGTACATGAATTCGCGGAAGGACGGCCGCTCATCATCGGCGGCGTGACAATCCCGCATACAAAAGGTCTGATCGGCCATTCGGATGCGGATGTACTGCTGCATACAATCACGGATGCGGCTCTCGGAGCGATCGGCAAAGGAGATATCGGACACCATTTTCCGGATACGGATGCGGCATTCAAAGATGCTGACTCGGCGGTCCTGCTCGAAGAAGTTTGGAAAATCGTCGAAGCGGAAGGGTATGCGCTCGGGAACGTGGATTGTACGATCATGGCGCAGCAGCCGAAGATGGCGCCGCACATCGGGACGATCCAGAAACGGATCGCCGGGCTGCTGCATGCCGATCCCTCACAGGTGAATGTGAAGGCGACGACCACAGAGCGGCTCGGATTCGTCGGCAGGGAAGAAGGCATCGCCGCTCTTGCTGCGATCCTATTGGTGAAAGCTTAA
- the gltX gene encoding glutamate--tRNA ligase, producing MSAEVRVRYAPSPTGHLHIGGARTALFNYLFARHHGGKFIVRIEDTDTARNIEAGELSQLDNLKWLGIDYDESVDIGGPYSPYRQMERLDTYEKYSQEMLEKGAAYKCFCTSEELEEEREKQKQAGIAAPMYKGTCRHLTEEQVAEKEAAGMPYTIRMRVPEDVTYTIDDLVRGAVQFESHDIGDWVLVKANGIPTYNFAVVIDDHLMEMTHIFRGEEHLTNTPKQLMVFDTLGWEAPRYGHMTLIVNEDRKKLSKRDESIIQFISQYKELGYLPEAMFNFFALLGWSPVGEEELFTKEELIEQFDESRLSKSPSMFDKQKLTWMNNQYIKKLTLDKVMDLTLPHLVKAGLVNEDMSAEERSWVRDLIALYHGQLSFGAEIVELSAQFFSNTIEYDEQSKEILAGEQVPEVMASFKKQLESLETFDAPSIKAAIKAVQKETGHKGKNLFMPIRVVATGQAHGPELPESIALLGRDKTISRVEKYAQ from the coding sequence ATGTCAGCAGAAGTACGCGTGCGCTACGCACCCAGTCCGACAGGCCACCTGCATATCGGCGGAGCCCGGACAGCGCTGTTCAATTACTTATTCGCCCGCCATCACGGCGGGAAATTCATTGTCCGCATCGAAGATACCGATACGGCCCGTAATATCGAAGCCGGGGAACTTTCACAGCTGGACAACCTGAAATGGCTCGGTATCGACTATGATGAGTCTGTCGATATCGGCGGTCCGTACAGCCCATACCGCCAGATGGAACGGCTCGATACGTATGAGAAATACTCACAGGAGATGCTTGAAAAAGGGGCAGCCTACAAGTGTTTCTGTACCTCGGAAGAACTGGAAGAAGAGCGTGAAAAACAGAAACAGGCCGGTATCGCGGCGCCGATGTACAAAGGGACCTGCCGCCACCTGACGGAAGAACAGGTTGCGGAAAAAGAAGCGGCGGGCATGCCGTATACGATCCGTATGCGGGTGCCGGAAGATGTCACGTATACAATCGACGATCTCGTCCGGGGCGCCGTCCAGTTCGAATCGCATGATATCGGTGACTGGGTGCTGGTCAAAGCGAACGGGATTCCGACATATAACTTCGCGGTCGTCATCGATGATCACCTGATGGAGATGACGCACATATTCCGCGGAGAAGAGCATTTGACGAACACACCGAAACAACTCATGGTCTTCGACACGCTGGGCTGGGAAGCGCCGCGTTACGGACACATGACACTGATCGTCAACGAAGACCGCAAAAAACTGTCCAAGCGGGATGAGTCGATCATCCAGTTCATCTCCCAGTATAAGGAGCTCGGCTATTTGCCGGAAGCGATGTTCAATTTCTTCGCCCTGCTCGGCTGGTCGCCGGTCGGTGAAGAGGAACTGTTCACGAAAGAGGAACTGATCGAACAGTTCGATGAAAGCCGTCTGTCGAAATCCCCTTCCATGTTCGATAAGCAGAAGCTGACATGGATGAACAACCAATACATCAAGAAACTCACGCTGGATAAAGTAATGGATCTCACACTTCCGCATCTCGTCAAGGCAGGGCTGGTAAACGAAGACATGTCTGCGGAGGAACGCAGCTGGGTTCGTGATCTGATCGCCCTCTATCATGGCCAATTGAGCTTTGGTGCTGAAATTGTCGAGCTGTCCGCCCAGTTCTTCAGCAATACGATTGAATATGATGAGCAATCGAAAGAGATTCTGGCAGGCGAGCAGGTCCCGGAAGTGATGGCTTCGTTCAAGAAGCAGCTCGAAAGTCTGGAAACGTTCGACGCACCGTCCATCAAAGCGGCCATCAAAGCCGTGCAGAAGGAAACCGGCCACAAAGGGAAGAACCTGTTCATGCCGATCCGTGTCGTGGCGACAGGCCAGGCGCACGGCCCTGAACTGCCCGAGTCGATTGCGCTGCTCGGACGTGACAAAACCATTTCCCGTGTCGAAAAGTATGCACAGTGA